A region from the Bubalus kerabau isolate K-KA32 ecotype Philippines breed swamp buffalo chromosome 23, PCC_UOA_SB_1v2, whole genome shotgun sequence genome encodes:
- the ZNF200 gene encoding zinc finger protein 200 produces the protein MAAKVVPMPPKPKRSFILKVPPNSKLGQDLLRDATSGPKTIHQLVLEHFLTFLPKPSFVQPSQKIKETLVIVKDVSSNLQNRGQPRPLVKLLPREEIQQKQETVSLCLKSESEKLVVFEDLNVFHSQEECVSLDPAQQPTSEMEEDSIGEMMLLVSGSNPEGEELQTEPVEDEDHREESSDCDEMDCSMVPEQSPDGQKEERLNASIPKERKMRNLLVTIENDTPLEELSKYVDINVIALTRNRRTRRWYTCPLCGKQFNESSYLISHQRTHTGEKPYDCSHCGKSFNHKTNLNKHERIHTGEKPYSCSQCGKNFRQNSHRSRHEGIHIREKILKCPECGKTFPENKEFVIHLQSHKAKRPYGCKKCGRRFGRLSNCTRHEKTHSACKTRKQK, from the exons ATGGCTGCAAAAGTGGTCCCCATGCCCCCCAAGCCAAAGCGGTCCTTTATACTGAAAGTCCCTCCCAACTCCAAGCTGGGCCAAGACCTACTTCGAGATGCTACTAGTGGACCCAAGACCATCCACCAACTGGTTCTGGAGCACTTCCTCACCTTCTTGCCCAAGCCAAGCTTCGTCCAACCCAGTCAGAAAATCAAGGAGACCTTGGTTATTGTCAAGGATGTGAGCTCAAACCTTCAGAATAGAG GGCAACCTCGCCCCTTAGTGAAGCTTCTACCTAGAGAAGAAATCCAGCAGAAACAGGAGACAGTATCTCTGTGTCTGAAATCTGAATCTGAG AAACTGGTGGTCTTTGAGGATTTGAATGTATTTCACTCCCAAGAAGAATGTGTAAGCCTGGATCCTGCTCAGCAGCCCACCTCAGAGATGGAAGAAGACAGCATTGGGGAGATGATGTTACTGG TCAGTGGCAGTAATCCTGAGGGTGAAGAGCTTCAGACGGAACCTGTAGAGGATGAAGATCATAGAGAAGAGTCTTCAGATTGTGATGAAATGGATTGTTCCATGGTCCCTGAGCAGTCTCCAGAtggccaaaaagaagaaagattaaaTGCATCTAttccaaaggaaaggaaaatgagaaatctTTTAGTTACCATTGAAAATGATACTCCTCTAGAGGAACTCTCAAAATACGTGGATATTAATGTTATCGCACTTACCCGAAATCGTAGAACAAGAAGATGGTATACTTGTCCACTGTGTGGGAAACAATTTAATGAGAGTTCTTACCTTATTTCCCACCAGAGGACtcacactggagaaaagccctatgactgcagtcactgtgggAAAAGCTTTAATCATAAAACAAACCTTAATAAGCATGAGAGAATCCATACAGGAGAGAAGCCTTATTCGTGTTCTCAGTGTGGGAAAAACTTCCGTCAGAATTCTCATCGAAGTCGCCATGAAGGAATCCATATAAGGGAAAAGATACTTAAGTGTCCAGAATGTGGGAAAACCTTCCCAGAAAACAAAGAGTTTGTGATTCACTTGCAGAGTCATAAGGCCAAGAGGCCATATGGTTGTAAAAAGTGTGGGAGAAGATTTGGTCGGCTGTCGAACTGTACCCGGCATGAAAAAACCCACTCAGCATGTAAGACTCGAAAACAGAAGTGA
- the MEFV gene encoding LOW QUALITY PROTEIN: pyrin (The sequence of the model RefSeq protein was modified relative to this genomic sequence to represent the inferred CDS: deleted 2 bases in 2 codons; substituted 4 bases at 4 genomic stop codons), with protein MVRTQSDHLLYSLEELLPYDFEKFKFKLQNTSLEKEHLRIPRGQLQTAEPVKLASLMVNHYGEEYAVQLTLQVLRAINQHLLAEELHRVISPGRLQDKAVCPLCRAQQGDPVGGSCVHISCSCSAASRDPEASLSRSSSCPRCQDLLPGKSHGSREWQEGLQMASLNPKSLPQCKRHMKQAQLLFCEDHGELICLICRLSQEHRGHRVRPIEEAALEYKEQIQKQLDHLKELRKSGEEQRSQGDKKTVNSLKQAETQKQRIQYQLEQLCQFLEQQEQLFVAWLEELGQTISQVRETYGTQRTRDITLLDKLIGELEAKQCQPEWEFMKDIGVTLHRAKMVTVPELWATPPEVKEKIHLLYQKSEFVEKRVKHFLETLRSEVETFNVAELIGGQAPXVNVILEAETVHSNLIFIFSDDVKSESLGEKKCDHLPASPGKFYSXFVVLSSLSLLSSHHDXEVKVGDKPGWVLGVCNAAMSSKENMTLSPENGHLVETMRQXTMPGVHLSPDPDGGALLAWGHLRGLQDGDISFYNVTAKSHILTATGYFPPGPLQPILSPRTHDGEKNMDPLTICPVGVATASLNTGHFASPFRLLALNLESIHSTVITGFQCCGEYNQ; from the exons ATGGTCAGGACCCAGAGTGACCATCTACTCTACTCCCTGGAAGAGCTTTTGCCCTATGACTTCGAGAAGTTCAAGTTCAAGCTGCAGAACACCAGCCTGGAGAAGGAGCACCTCCGGATCCCCCGGGGCCAACTGCAGACAGCCGAGCCGGTGAAGCTGGCCTCTCTGATGGTCAACCACTATGGGGAGGAGTACGCCGTGCAGCTGACCCTGCAGGTCCTGAGGGCCATCAACCAGCACCTCCTGGCAGAGGAGCTTCACCGGGTGATCAGCCCAG GGAGGCTGCAGGACAAGGCTGTGTGTCCTCTCTGCCGTGCCCAGCAAGGAGACCCGGTTGGTGGCAGCTGTGtgcacatctcctgcagctgctCTGCGGCTTCCAGGGACCCTGAGGCCTCACTCAGTCGCTCATCCAGCTGCCCCCGGTGCCAGGACTTGCTCCCGGGGAAGAGCCATGGAAGCCGTGAGTGGCAGGAGGGCCTGCAGATGGCCAGCCTGAACCCCAAGAGTCTGCCACAGTGTAAGCGTCACATGAAGCAAGCGCAGCTGCTCTTCTGCGAGGACCATGGGGAGCTCATCTGCCTTATCTGCCGGCTGAGCCAGGAGCACCGGGGTCACCGGGTGCGCCCCATTGAGGAGGCTGCCCTGGAATACAAG gaGCAAATTCAGAAGCAGTTGGACCATCTGAAGGAGTTGAGAAAATCTGGAGAGGAGCAGAGATCTCAGGGGGATAAGAAAACAGTGAACTCCCTG AAACAAGCTGAAACCCAAAAGCAGAGAATCCAGTACCAGTTGGAGCAGCTGTGCCAGTTTTTAGAGCAGCAGGAGCAGCTCTTTGTGGCCTGGCTAGAGGAGTTGGGCCAGACCATCAGCCAGGTTAGGGAGACATATGGCACCCAAAGGACGAGGGACATCACCCTTCTCGACAAACTGATTGGGGAGCTGGAGGCCAAGCAGTGCCAGCCAGAGTGGGAGTTTATGAAG GACATTGGAGTCACCTTGCACAG GGCCAAGATGGTGACTGTCCCTGAGCTGTGGGCCACACCACCAGAGGTGAAAGAGAAGATCCACCTGCTCTATCAGAAATCAGAGTTTGTGGAGAAGCGCGTGAAGCACTTCTTGG agACCCTGCGCTCAGAAGTGGAAACGTTCAATG TTGCAGAACTGATTGGTGGTCAGGCACCCTGAG TTAATGTGATTCTGGAAGCAGAAACTGTCCACTCCAACCTCATCTTT ATCTTCTCTGATGATGTGAAGAGTGAGagccttggggaaaaaaagtgcGACCATCTACCTGCTAGTCCAGGAAAATTCTATAGCTGATTCGTGGTGCTGAGCTCTCTGAGCCTGCTCTCTAGCCACCATGACTGAGAAGTGAAGGTGGGCGACAAGCCAGGGTGGGTCCTGGGTGTCTGCAACGCAGCCATGAGCAGCAAGGAGAACATGACTCTGTCACCAGAGAATGGGCATTTGGTAGAAACAATGAGGCAGTAAACAATGCCAGGCGTGCACCTTTCTCCAGATCCAGATGGGGGAGCCCTGCTGGCATGGGGGCATCTCCGTGGACTACAAGATGGGGACATCTCCTTTTACAATGTGACAGCCAAATCCCACATC CTCACAGCCACTGGCTACTTTCCCCCTGGGCCCCTTCAACCTATCCTCAGCCCCAGGACACATGATGGAGAGAAGAACATGGATCCTCTGACCATCTGTCCAGTGGGGGTGGCCACGGCCTCCCTGAATACCGGACACTTTGCATCTCCCTTCAGGCTCCTGGCTTTGAATCTTGAATCCATACACTCGACAGTCATTACTGGGTTCCAGTGCTGTGGGGAATATAATCAATAA